Part of the Cyanobacteria bacterium GSL.Bin1 genome, ACTTAATCAGATTAATATCTTACCCATACAAGTTAGCCATTTAGATACTGTCGCTTCACTTCCGTTTCATCACCGCGATCCCTTTGACCGATTGATTATTGCTCAAGCAATTTGTGAACAAATTTCGGTTGTTAGCGTTGATCAAGTGTTTGATCTTTATGAGATAAAGCGCCTTTGGTAATTCCTCATAGGAAAAAATTCAACATACGTGGTAAGGATTCGCTGCTAGCGAAAAATCCCAATCCCGAAGAATGGATTCGTAGCGCGATCGCGCTTTCTAATCGGAGTTTGATAAGATATTTGTTAAGTATCTCAGTATTAGTCCACGTATGGAGATTAGGCTATGCTAAAGCTACAAATTACAAAAGACCAAGTTTTTAGTTTAATCGATCAACTGTCACCTGAAGAACAAAAAGAAATCCTCCAATATCTTATTGAAAAAACAGGGAATCCATTTGATCCTGATGATACTCCTGATGAAATTGCCATAAAAAATCTTGAGGAAGGACTAAAAGAAGCAATTAATGGGAAAACGATTCCTCTATCCCAAATGTGGGAGGGAATTGATGTCGAATGATTTCTCAAGTATCCAAATTCTACTCACCCCTCGCTTTAAAAAAGACCTCGCTCAACTAGCAAAACGTTACCGATCAATTCGCAAAGATTTAGAACCCCTCATTGAACAGCTACAAGCTGGAGAAATAGTGGGCGATCGCGTTTCCAATGTTAACTATCAGGTTTTCAAAGTTCGCCTCAGAAATAGCGATATCAAAAAAGGCAAAAGAGCAGGTTATCGGGTGATTTACTATCTCAAAACTAAGGATAGAATCATCTTGGTAACGATCTATTCAAAAGCCGACTGGTCTGACATCCAAAATAAGGTTATTGAAGAGATTATTAAGACATTTGAGAGTTGAACTAGTCTAGAAAAAAGCGCGATCGCGTGGTTAAGTCAGTAATACCATGGGGAGACACAGGATGGTTACACAGTTAACACAACAAGGTTATACCCCTGCCGAGTACCTCGAATTTGAGGCAGAGGCAGAAACCCGTCATGAATTTATCAATGGAGAAATTATACCCATGGCAGGGGGAACCACGAACCATAATGAATTGATAACGAATTTATGTGTGTTGCTAAAACCGAGTTTAAGACAACAAGGAAAACGACTTTACTCGGAAAATGTACGTTTATGGATTCCATCTCCAAAGGTGTTTATCTATCCTGATGTCATGATTTTGGAAGGTGAACCAGCGTATTATGGCGAGAGTCAAACCACCGTCACCAATCCAGTGGTGATTTTTGAGGTTTTATCGGATTATACCCGCGATTATGATCAGGGACGCAAATTTAATTTCTACCGCAGTTTAGAAACGTTACAGGAATATATTTTAGTTGATCAAGAGACAACCACAGTCATGATCTATCGGCGAGACACAAGTAAGAATTGGCACTTAACTATCTTAGACGATGCCACCGAGGTAGTAAAGTTAGACTCAGTCGGTGTGGAACTTTCCTTAACGAGAATTTATGAAGGAGTTAGCCTCTAGCGTTTCATGGAAGTGACAGAAAGTTCAATTTTTAATTACTTGAAACCGTTGTCGTTTCACCATGGCGGAGTGATCGCGCTTCACTAAACCGTAGGGTGGGCATTGCCCACCTAATACCAATTACCCTTCAACATAAAAATCAGCGTTGGGCAGTTTCCCTCCCAAAAGTTTAGGATTGACCTGCATCAGCGACTGATAAAAGACTTCCAACTCTGACTGCGCTTCCGCTGCGCTGAGATATTCAAACCGATTTTTAGCCAAAGATTGCTCAATCACTGCTGGCGGTAGTTCCATATATTTTGACCCTAACTCCGCTGCTGCGGTGGGGTTTTCTTGTATCCAGTCCAGAGAGTTTCGCAACTCAGTATGGATTAATTCCACTACATCGGGATGCTGGTCTGTCAAACTCTTTAAGATGGAAACCCCTGCTTGCGGAAAACGTGCGGTTTGACCCGTGACTTCTCCCCAAGTTTCTCGAAAATCTAAACTGTAAAAAAGCTCGATGTTTTGTTCTTTTCCTTTCGCGACAACAGCGCTAGCGCGAGGTTCAGCAAATACTCCTGCTTCTCCTTGTCCCACCAGCAACAGTTGAGCCGTGGATTGAAAGTCTTGAGTAGAAACAATGGTTAGGTCTTCATCTGGGTTGAGTCCCGACTGAGTAGCGAGAAAACGGAAGATCATTTCTGGCATACTGCCTTGAAATGGAATCAAAACCGACTTCCCGCGCAAATCTTCCCAAGTGGTAAGGCTACTATCTGGAGAGAGAACATAAATATTGCCCCAAATCATGACATTGAGCAAGCGTAGAGGAAACTCCCGTTGATAGAGTCCAGCAGACAGTAAAGTAGGGTTGGCAGCCATCTGTCCTTGTCCAGAGGTTAACAAAGCTTTGATTTGTTCGTGGTTGCGAACGGGAATAAACTCTAGATTGGGGACTTTTTGCGAGAGACGGCTTTCTTCAATTAGGTAAGCAAGAGGAATGGCGAGTAAAATAGGAGAACCGCCAATCCCTAGAGAGGACAGTTGTTCACCCTGAGAAGGGGGCGTTTGACGATCGCAGCTACTAGCAGCAGCTAACCCTGCGCTGGCGGTCATGATTTGTAAAAAACGGCGACGATTGTATTTCATAGGACTTAAAAAAGAGAGAGAGGTGTTTCAAGACTAAAACTCGCTGCGACTTCTGGAACGGCTTGCAACTGAGCTAAAATCCGATAAATATAAGCAGCATCCCGTTGTTGAAGCGGTTTTTCATTTTCCCAGCAATAAACCATCCGAGCCGGTCGCGCTGAAAAAACGATTAAATGATCGGCCATGAGGACTGCTTCGGCGAGATCGTGAGTGACTAAAATAGCGGTAGTTTCGTGTTCGGCGACCCAATTCATGACTAATTTTTGGGCTTGTCCTCGTGTTCCCAAATCAAGAGAACTAAAAGGCTCATCCAATAATAGTAAGCTGGGATCAATGGCAAACGCTCTAGCCAGATTGACCCGTTGTTTCATCCCGCCACTGAGTTGCTGGGGATAGAGGTGAGTGGCATCGGCTAAACCCACTTTTTCAGCGAGGGTATGCGCTCTTTGCCGTCGTCGTGTTTGATTGACTCTTTGGGCTTTCAGACCAATGGCAATATTTTCTACTGCGGTGTACCAAGGGAATAAACGAGGTTCTTGAAAGACATAAGCAACGGATGATAGGCTTTGCGCGACCTTTCCCGCAGTGGGAGAGACTAAACCGGCAAGGAGATTGAGGAGAGTCGTTTTGCCACAACCAGAAGGTCCCATCAGACACAAAATTTTGCTGGGTTTAACGCTGAGGCTAATCTCGTCTAAAACGAGTCGCGATCCATATTGGTGAGTAATCCGATCGAGTAATTGTACAGTCATTAGTCATTAGTCATTGGTCATTGGTCATTTGTTATTTGGTCACTGGTCACTGGTCACTGGTCATATTTCCCCCCTTTCAAAGGGGGGCTAGGGGGGATTTCTAACTTTTATCCGTCCAAGGGAGAAGACGCTTTTGCAGTTGCCTCAGTAAGGTATCTGAGGTTAAAACTAAGATAATGGTGATAACAATCCAAGCCATAACCTGTGCCGTATCAAGGTTTGCTCGAGCCGTATTGAGTTCTGCACCAATGCCTGTTGGGGTTGCTAAAACTTCCGACATGATGGCAACCCGCCAAGAGAGTCCTAATCCTGTGACCATCACGGGAAGAAGTTGAGAAAGGAGATGAGGAAAATAGAGAGATTGAAACAGAACTTTCCCTTGCATTTGGTAAACTTGAGCAACCGCTAACAAGCGAGGGTCGAGAGTACTGATGGTTTCCGCGCTTGCTGTAAACAGGATGGGTGAGACGGTAACGGCAACCGTAAAAATGGAGTTGGTATCCCCTAAGCCAAACCACACCATCGCTAAGACCAGCCAAGCAATGGGCGGTGTCCCTAAGAGGGCAGTGGCAATGGGATTGAGAGCTTGTTTAATTCGGCGCTGTGTCCCTGCAAGGCTGCCCAAGAGTCCTCCTGCTATGACTGCCAGTCCGAAGCCGGTGAGGGCATGAAAAACCGTTGCTCCCACAGCAGACATTACTTGCCCTTCCCAGAGGAGGGTTTGCAGGGCGACTCCAACTTCGATCGCGCTGGGTAAAATCACACTGGTGTAGCCTTGGGCTGCCCATTGCCACAGCAGAAGGATGATAATGAAAGAGATTAGCCCCATGCCAACTCATACGGTTAACCGAAGTTCAGCTTAAGGGAGAGTGGGCGCGATCGTCAAAAGACAGGCTGTCAAACTTCATGGCGCGATGACGTTTCTTTAGACATAACTAACATTAGCGACTGTTGTTTGTAATTGATCAATCAGACGACGAACTTCGATGGCTGCTTGCGCTTTCCCTTGATGATTGAGAAGATTAGCAGCAATTTCTAAATCTTCGATTGCTATTTGTGTCTGGTTCAATTGCTCATAGGCGAGTCCTCGGCTAACATAAACGGAAGGATTATCGGGAGAGTGTTTAAGGGATTTTGTAAAGTAAAAAATGGCAGTTTGATGTTCCCCTAAGTAGTGGCAAGCACAACCGAGATGATAATGAGTTCGGCTATCATTCTGGTCAATTGCTAGGGCTTTGGCAAAGTCGGCTTTTGCCATTTCATACTGTTGTTTTTCTAGATAAACAATTCCCCGATCATTATAAATTGTTGCTTTTTCTTGTTGATCTAATGATTGAGATTGCAAGGCTTGATTATAATCAGCTAAGGCTTGATCATACTGCGCGATCGCGCTTTGAGCCAATCCTCGATTGTATAGCGCTTGGGGATGTTCGGGAGTTTGCGCTAAGACTTGATTATAATTTTTAATCGCTTTCGGATAGTTACCACTGCGATAATAAGCTAAACCGCGCCATAAGTACGCCTGAGTTAGTCTGGGATTTTGTTGCAAGGCTGTAGAACAATCAGCGATCGCGCGATCGTAGTTTTCTAGATTGAGATGAGCAAAACACCGATACTGCTGTGCTTTAATTTCTTCAGGATTGCTATTTAGAATCTCATCAAAAATGGATTGGGCTGCTTGATAATTTTCTTGATAGAGCTGTTGTAAACCTGACTCGATTAAATCATTTGTCGGACTCGCATTGACGGGCAAACAAATAAAAATTAAACTCAATTGAATGAGAAAAAAACGAAAGCAATTCCGTAAAAACAGTAACATAGTGACTTAAATAAGATTAACGACAAAGAGGTAGAAGAAATCTCTAGTCAAACAGCAAGGTGCATTTTAAGTCATACACCCTGCTTGCCTAAAAAATTACCATCCTTTTTCGGCTTGGCTTAAAACATACTCAGCCACCGCTTCAATTTGAGATGACTTTAATCTTCCTCGAAAAGCTGGCATTGCTCGTTTTCCATTGGTCACTTGGTAAACAATCGCTTCTTTAGAATCCATATTATATTTCTCAAGCGCTTCTTTTTTCAGCGTTTTATTTGCCATAACTCGATTGCTTCCCCCAGCATGGCAAGCGGCACAATTCGCTTGAAAAATTTGTTCGCCATTGGGTTCAGCGTGAGCGGGAGGTGCAATTAAAACAGAAGAAATGAGAATGATTAATGCAATTACTTTCTTGATCATGAAGCCAATTTAATGAAATCAACCCCTGAATCATGACATAGCTAAAATCACAATGCAAAAGACAAGTTGTCAAATTTAGCGAAGGGTTGAAGGTTGAAAGTAAGAATAATAAAAAATCTGAAAAGTG contains:
- a CDS encoding type II toxin-antitoxin system RelE/ParE family toxin → MSNDFSSIQILLTPRFKKDLAQLAKRYRSIRKDLEPLIEQLQAGEIVGDRVSNVNYQVFKVRLRNSDIKKGKRAGYRVIYYLKTKDRIILVTIYSKADWSDIQNKVIEEIIKTFES
- a CDS encoding Uma2 family endonuclease encodes the protein MVTQLTQQGYTPAEYLEFEAEAETRHEFINGEIIPMAGGTTNHNELITNLCVLLKPSLRQQGKRLYSENVRLWIPSPKVFIYPDVMILEGEPAYYGESQTTVTNPVVIFEVLSDYTRDYDQGRKFNFYRSLETLQEYILVDQETTTVMIYRRDTSKNWHLTILDDATEVVKLDSVGVELSLTRIYEGVSL
- a CDS encoding PhnD/SsuA/transferrin family substrate-binding protein is translated as MKYNRRRFLQIMTASAGLAAASSCDRQTPPSQGEQLSSLGIGGSPILLAIPLAYLIEESRLSQKVPNLEFIPVRNHEQIKALLTSGQGQMAANPTLLSAGLYQREFPLRLLNVMIWGNIYVLSPDSSLTTWEDLRGKSVLIPFQGSMPEMIFRFLATQSGLNPDEDLTIVSTQDFQSTAQLLLVGQGEAGVFAEPRASAVVAKGKEQNIELFYSLDFRETWGEVTGQTARFPQAGVSILKSLTDQHPDVVELIHTELRNSLDWIQENPTAAAELGSKYMELPPAVIEQSLAKNRFEYLSAAEAQSELEVFYQSLMQVNPKLLGGKLPNADFYVEG
- a CDS encoding ATP-binding cassette domain-containing protein, which codes for MTVQLLDRITHQYGSRLVLDEISLSVKPSKILCLMGPSGCGKTTLLNLLAGLVSPTAGKVAQSLSSVAYVFQEPRLFPWYTAVENIAIGLKAQRVNQTRRRQRAHTLAEKVGLADATHLYPQQLSGGMKQRVNLARAFAIDPSLLLLDEPFSSLDLGTRGQAQKLVMNWVAEHETTAILVTHDLAEAVLMADHLIVFSARPARMVYCWENEKPLQQRDAAYIYRILAQLQAVPEVAASFSLETPLSLF
- a CDS encoding ABC transporter permease subunit, producing the protein MGLISFIIILLLWQWAAQGYTSVILPSAIEVGVALQTLLWEGQVMSAVGATVFHALTGFGLAVIAGGLLGSLAGTQRRIKQALNPIATALLGTPPIAWLVLAMVWFGLGDTNSIFTVAVTVSPILFTASAETISTLDPRLLAVAQVYQMQGKVLFQSLYFPHLLSQLLPVMVTGLGLSWRVAIMSEVLATPTGIGAELNTARANLDTAQVMAWIVITIILVLTSDTLLRQLQKRLLPWTDKS
- a CDS encoding tetratricopeptide repeat protein, which gives rise to MLLFLRNCFRFFLIQLSLIFICLPVNASPTNDLIESGLQQLYQENYQAAQSIFDEILNSNPEEIKAQQYRCFAHLNLENYDRAIADCSTALQQNPRLTQAYLWRGLAYYRSGNYPKAIKNYNQVLAQTPEHPQALYNRGLAQSAIAQYDQALADYNQALQSQSLDQQEKATIYNDRGIVYLEKQQYEMAKADFAKALAIDQNDSRTHYHLGCACHYLGEHQTAIFYFTKSLKHSPDNPSVYVSRGLAYEQLNQTQIAIEDLEIAANLLNHQGKAQAAIEVRRLIDQLQTTVANVSYV
- a CDS encoding c-type cytochrome; this encodes MIKKVIALIILISSVLIAPPAHAEPNGEQIFQANCAACHAGGSNRVMANKTLKKEALEKYNMDSKEAIVYQVTNGKRAMPAFRGRLKSSQIEAVAEYVLSQAEKGW